A genome region from bacterium includes the following:
- a CDS encoding DUF2090 domain-containing protein, which translates to MAMSNLGYPDTLFVMPFDHRGSFQAKMFGIKGRQPTAEETKMIASYKYVVYEGFLKALAMGVPKAKAAILVDEQFGTDCALDAAKNGIMVAMPAEKSGQDEFDFEYGDQFGAHIEKFNPSFVKVLVRYNVEDDATLNQRQAARLAKLSDYCHAHNKKFMFELLVPATEAQLAKLGGDKKKFDTTVRPGLMEKAIAELQAAGIEPDVWKLEGLEHAEDYKAIVAQARSNGRNQVGMIVLGRGENAEKVNHWLREGAKVEGVIGFAVGRTVFWDALEGLKNNKHSREQAVNMVANNYKGLVDLFTKAQV; encoded by the coding sequence ATGGCGATGTCGAATTTGGGCTATCCCGACACCTTGTTTGTGATGCCGTTTGATCACCGCGGCTCGTTTCAGGCCAAGATGTTCGGCATCAAGGGCCGCCAGCCGACCGCGGAAGAGACCAAAATGATTGCCTCGTACAAATACGTGGTCTATGAAGGCTTCCTGAAGGCGCTGGCGATGGGCGTGCCGAAAGCCAAAGCCGCCATCCTGGTGGATGAGCAATTCGGCACCGACTGCGCACTGGATGCAGCGAAGAACGGCATCATGGTCGCGATGCCGGCCGAGAAGAGCGGGCAGGATGAATTCGATTTCGAATACGGCGATCAGTTCGGCGCCCACATCGAAAAATTCAATCCCAGCTTCGTTAAAGTATTGGTGCGCTATAATGTCGAAGATGACGCCACGCTGAACCAGCGTCAGGCGGCGCGCCTCGCCAAGCTGAGCGACTATTGCCACGCTCACAACAAAAAGTTCATGTTCGAGCTGCTGGTGCCGGCCACTGAGGCGCAACTGGCGAAGCTCGGCGGCGACAAGAAGAAATTCGACACCACCGTCCGCCCCGGCTTGATGGAAAAGGCGATTGCGGAATTGCAGGCCGCCGGCATCGAGCCGGACGTGTGGAAGCTCGAAGGGCTGGAGCACGCGGAAGACTACAAGGCCATTGTCGCGCAAGCACGCAGCAACGGCCGCAATCAAGTCGGCATGATCGTGCTCGGCCGCGGCGAAAACGCGGAGAAGGTCAATCACTGGCTGCGGGAAGGCGCCAAAGTCGAGGGCGTGATCGGCTTTGCCGTCGGCCGCACCGTGTTCTGGGATGCGCTGGAAGGTCTGAAGAACAACAAGCACAGCCGGGAGCAGGCGGTCAACATGGTGGCCAACAACTACAAGGGCCTGGTTGACTTGTTCACCAAGGCGCAGGTGTAA
- a CDS encoding S-adenosyl-l-methionine hydroxide adenosyltransferase family protein, with protein MKHLMRAIFLSASLHTACWAQAALVFQSDFGVRDGAVASMKGVAYGVQPHLNMFDLTHHIPAFSIWEAALRLKETAPYWPAGTVFVSVVDPGVGTERKSVVLKTKTGHFFVTPDNGTLTFVAENMGIAALREIDENRNRLPASRESYTFHGRDVYAFTAARLAAGVITFEEVGPALAPRVVVIPHQKAASEPGALLGTIPILDVQFGNVWTNIDQATFAKLGLQFGERCRVAITNQNTPVYEGEMPYARTFGEVPVGTPLLYLNSELHVALAINQGSFAAVYQIGSGPDWRIRIQKVMQAE; from the coding sequence ATGAAGCATCTGATGCGCGCGATTTTTCTGAGTGCGAGCTTGCACACCGCCTGCTGGGCGCAAGCCGCGCTGGTTTTTCAAAGTGACTTTGGCGTGCGCGATGGCGCCGTGGCCAGCATGAAGGGTGTGGCCTACGGCGTACAGCCGCATCTCAACATGTTCGACCTCACCCACCACATTCCCGCCTTCAGCATCTGGGAAGCAGCGCTGCGCCTGAAGGAAACCGCGCCCTACTGGCCGGCAGGAACGGTTTTCGTTTCGGTGGTGGATCCCGGGGTGGGCACGGAACGCAAGTCGGTTGTGCTCAAAACCAAAACCGGCCACTTCTTCGTCACGCCCGACAACGGCACGCTCACTTTTGTCGCGGAAAACATGGGCATCGCTGCGCTGCGCGAGATCGATGAAAATCGCAACCGCCTGCCCGCCTCGCGCGAGTCCTATACCTTTCACGGCCGTGACGTGTACGCCTTCACCGCGGCGCGGCTGGCGGCCGGCGTCATTACATTTGAAGAAGTCGGACCCGCGCTCGCGCCGCGCGTCGTCGTTATTCCCCATCAAAAAGCTGCCTCCGAACCAGGCGCGCTGCTGGGCACCATTCCGATTCTTGACGTGCAATTCGGCAACGTCTGGACCAACATCGACCAGGCGACGTTCGCAAAGCTGGGGCTGCAATTCGGCGAGCGCTGCCGCGTGGCCATCACCAACCAGAACACGCCGGTCTACGAGGGGGAGATGCCCTACGCCCGCACCTTCGGCGAAGTGCCGGTCGGCACACCGCTGCTTTATCTCAACAGCGAATTGCATGTCGCGCTGGCAATCAATCAGGGCAGTTTTGCCGCGGTGTACCAGATCGGCTCCGGTCCGGATTGGCGCATCCGCATTCAGAAAGTGATGCAAGCAGAATGA